A part of Anser cygnoides isolate HZ-2024a breed goose unplaced genomic scaffold, Taihu_goose_T2T_genome scaffold_44_1, whole genome shotgun sequence genomic DNA contains:
- the LOC136789341 gene encoding THAP domain-containing protein 7-like, whose translation MPRHCSAAGCCTRDTRETRNRGISFHRLPKKDNPRRALWLENSRRRDASGEGRWDPASKYIYFCSQHFEKSCFEIVGFSGYHRLKEGAVPTVFESTSLKTPRAAKPKPPLPDSDTPKPPRATKKWRQDPPTSPPDPPFSTDVSCFPREGEDPGGVPALPGPSGARGPLPDTLLVATGDEEATDTPALPEGAPPAPPRPVSPSLYMLRLPPPAGAYIQSEHSYQVGSALLWKRRAEAALDALDKAQRQLQACKRREQRLRLRVGELQRERRAPPEGRRVPKEPPPQGAEPQVLGGADGGQ comes from the exons atgCCCCGTCACTGCTCTGCTGCCGGCTGCTGCACCCGCGACACCCGGGAGACCCGCAACCGAGGCATCTCCTTCCACCG gctgcccaagAAGGACAACCCGCGGCGGGCGCTGTGGCTGGAGAACAGCCGGCGGCGGGACGCGAGCGGGGAGGGCCGCTGGGACCCGGCCTCCAAGTACATCTACTTCTGCTCCCAGCACTTCGAGAAGAGCTGCTTCGAGATAGTCGGCTTCAG cGGCTACCACCGCCTGAAGGAAGGGGCCGTCCCCACCGTCTTCGAGTCGACCTCCCTCAAAACCCCCCGGGCCGCCAAGCCGAAGCCCCCCCTGCCCGACAGCgacaccccaaagcccccccgggCCACCAAGAAGTGGAG gcaggacccccccacatccccaccgGACCCCCCCTTCTCCACCGACGTCTCCTGCTTCCCCCGAGAAGGCGAAGACCCTGGGGGCGTCCCGGCTCTTCCCGGCCCTTCGGGCGCACGGGGTCCCCTCCCGGACACCCTTTTGGTGGCCACAGGGGACGAAGAAGCCACAGACACCCCTGCCCTCCCCGAaggggcccccccggcgcccccccggcccgttTCACCTTCCCTCTACATGCTGCGGCTcccgccgccggccggggcGTACATCCAGAGCGAGCACAGCTACCAGGTGGGCAGCGCCTTGCTCTGGAAGCGCCGCGCCGAAGCCGCCCTGGACGCCCTGGACAAAGCCCAGCGGCAGCTCCAGGCTTGCAAACGTCGGGAGCAGAGGCTGCGGCTGCGGGTGGGCGAGCTGCAGCGAGAGCGACGGGCCCCCCCCGAGGGCCGGAGGGTCCCCAAGGAGCCCCCGCCGCAGGGCGCGGAGCCGCAGGTGCTCGGCGGTGCCGACGGCGGACAGTGA
- the LOC125181373 gene encoding myosin heavy chain, embryonic smooth muscle isoform-like has protein sequence MVDEGTPRLAQAQRRRDLEAELRDLSNQVAALGRSLAQERGRSLAEGGALRALELAVGGAQARVGGACRARDRACERLRQQQEAGHGLWAELEAARAAREGAELRAQEAESRRQAREAELEQLRQAVTAAQHARRRAEQERDDMAARMPRPPSPTPYSRYGCRGGRDPRELQAALAELREHNRELRQRLHQRHEQAQELQRALVGARARARTAAGARAQLEREQRGLRGRLQHPGVPPHPAEAALRARCLHLQELLNREAGARAALARASRAAGRRLRVLLAEAEEQRLRGERYRLQAEATEAAERALRDQVAAVAAGTARVEAQGHRLRRALDDVGDGAAATARRVAALRARLRCDPLTLSRTVRRMLRGEDEDSEDSEDSGDSGDSGDSGGGGDGGSPPWALGEPLETAPGPRGGPRNRPLVPGGASKTAPKEP, from the exons ATGGTGGACGAGGGCACCCCCAGACTGGCACAG GCCCAGCGCCGGAGGGACCTGGAGGCGGAGCTTCGTGACCTCAGCAACCAG GTGGCGGCGCTGGGGCGGAGCCTGGCGCAGGAGAGGGGGCGGAGCCTGGCAGAGGGCGGGGCTCTGAGGGCGCTGGAGCTGGCGGTGGGCGGAGCCCAGGCGCGGGTGGGCGGAGCCTGTCGGGCCCGGGACCGCGCCTGCGAGCGGCTGCGGCAGCAACAG GAGGCGGGGCACGGTCTGTGGGCGGAGCTGGAGGCAGCACGTGCCGCCCGAGAGGGGGCGGAGCTTCGGGCGCAGGAGGCGGAGTCACGGCGCCAGGCCCGGGAGgcggagctggagcagctgcggcAG GCGGTGACAGCGGCCCAGCATgcccggcggcgggcggagcAGGAGCGCGACGACATGGCCGCCCGCATGCCCCGCCCACCCAGCCCCAC CCCCTATAGCCGCTATGGGTGCagggggggccgggaccccagggagctgcaggcggCGCTGGCGGAGCTGCGGGAGCACAACCGGGAGCTGCGGCAGCGCCTGCACCAGCGGCACGAGCAG GCGCAGGAGCTGCAGCGGGCGCTGGTGGGGGCTCGGGCACGGGCTCGGACGGCAGCGGGGGCGCGGGCCCAGCTGGAACGGGagcagcgggggctgcgggggcggctgcagcaccccggggtgcccccgcACCCGGCCGAGGCCGCCCTGCGCGCCCGCTGCCTCcacctccaggagctgctgaacCGCGAGGCCGG GGCGCGGGCGGCGCTGGCCCGGGCATCGCGGGCGGCGGGACGGCGCCTGCGGGTGCTGCTGGCGGAGGCCGAGGAGCagcggctgcggggggagcgCTACCGCCTGCAG gcgGAGGCCACCGAGGCGGCCGAGCGGGCGCTGCGGGACCAggtggcggcggtggcggcggggacGGCGCGCGTCGAGGCCCAGGGCCACCGCCTGCGCCGGGCGCTGGACGACGTCGGGGACGGCGCCGCTGCCACCGCGCGCCGCGTGGCCGCCCTGCGGGCCCGCCTCAG GTGCGACCCGCTGACGCTGTCCCGCACCGTGCGCCGCATGCTCCGGGGCGAGGACGAGGACAGCGAGGACAGTGAGGacagcggggacagcggggacagcggggacagcgggggcggcggggacggcGGGTCCCCCCCGTGGGCCCTCGGGGAGCCCCTCGAaaccgcccccggcccccggggggggcctcGAAACCGCCCCCTGGTCCCAGGGGGGGCCTCGAAAACCGCCCCCAAGGAGCCCTAA